The following proteins are co-located in the Sandaracinaceae bacterium genome:
- a CDS encoding PilZ domain-containing protein has product MSQTSPPPPPAGADEDDAARRAQRVTINKEFESFDAFVHEYVTNISRTGAFVKSHNPLAIGTLVDLRFTVFMDDVETIHGVGEVVRVQDDPPGMGVVFRELSQYSQQLIGRLLTLPRAMPEAPPSASSRSTPPPASGGSET; this is encoded by the coding sequence GTGAGCCAGACCAGCCCTCCCCCTCCCCCGGCCGGGGCCGATGAAGACGACGCCGCCAGGCGCGCGCAGCGCGTCACCATCAACAAGGAGTTCGAGTCGTTCGACGCGTTCGTGCACGAGTACGTGACCAACATCTCGCGCACGGGCGCGTTCGTGAAGTCTCACAACCCGCTGGCGATCGGCACGCTGGTGGACCTGCGCTTCACGGTGTTCATGGACGACGTGGAGACCATTCATGGCGTCGGCGAGGTGGTGCGCGTGCAAGACGACCCGCCGGGCATGGGCGTCGTCTTTCGAGAGCTCAGCCAATACTCGCAGCAGCTGATCGGCCGCCTCCTCACGCTGCCGCGTGCCATGCCCGAGGCCCCGCCCAGCGCATCGTCCCGCAGCACGCCTCCCCCTGCCAGCGGCGGGTCCGAGACATGA